The genomic interval TCTTACTGTAATCAATAGAATCTCCATTTACACGAGGTGGTGTACCTGTTTTAAATCTTACAATATCAAATCCAATTTCGCGTAAATGATCTGCTAATTTAATTGAAGGCATCTGATGGTTTGGTCCAGAAGAATATTTAATGTTTCCAAGAATAATCTCACTACGTAAAAATGTACCTGTCGTTAATACGACTGCATCTGCTAAATACGTTGTTCCGATAACAGTTTCTACTCCAAGCACTTTTCCATCTTCAATAATTAGACGTTCAACCATTCCCTGCATAATATCTAAATTTTCCTGTGCTTCGATAACAGATTTCATTTCCTGTTGGTAAAGTACTTTATCTGCTTGCGCGCGAAGTGCACGCACTGCAGGTCCTTTACCTGTATTGAGCATACGCATTTGAATGTGCGTTTTATCAATCGTCTTAGCCATTTGCCCACCAAGTGCATCAATTTCTCTTACGACAATTCCTTTTGCTGGTCCCCCAACTGAAGGGTTACATGGCATAAATGCTACTGAATCTAAATTTATTGTAAGCATTAGTGTTTTAGCGCCTTTTCTTGCACTTGCAAGTCCCGCTTCAACACCAGCATGTCCAGCTCCGACAACAATTACATCATATTTTTGTTCCAAAATTTTTCCTCCTTATTTCCCAAGACAGAACTGACTAAAGAGTTGATCAATTAATCCATCGTCAACTGATTCTCCAATAACTTCTCCGAGTAATTCCCATGTTTTGATTAAATCGATTTGAATCATATCGATTGGAACTCCTATTTGTGCTGCATTAATTGCATCCTGTATAGAAGTTTGTGCATGTTTTAGTAAACTAATATGTCTCGCATTAGATACATATGTCATATCTTGATTTGATACTTCTCCAGCGAAGAACAGTGTTCTTATCTGTTCTTCAAGCTCTTCAATTCCTTGTTGCGATAACATTGATGTTCTAACGATTGGTGCATCTCCTACCATCGTCTTCACTTCTTCTAAATCCAGTTTCGTTTCTAAATCCGTTTTGTTGATAATTACAATGACATCTTCATTTTTTATTATTTCTGCAAGTTGATAATCTTCTTCAGTCAGTACTTCATTATTGTTTAACACATATAAAATTAAATCTGCTTTCTTCAACGCTTCACGACTACGTTCTACACCTATTTTCTCAACGATATCTTCCGTCTCACGAATCCCTGCTGTGTCAACGAGTCTTAATGGAACACCACGTACATTCACATATTCCTCTAGTACATCACGTGTTGTTCCGGCAATTTCAGTTACAATCGCTTTATTATCCTGAATCAGGTTGTTCAACATCGAACTTTTTCCCACATTCGGTTTACCGACAATTACAGTAGATAAACCTTCACGTAAAATTTTACCTTGGTTAGCCGTATTTAATAAATTTGAAATACTTGTTTCGATTTTTTGTGCTTCTGACATTAAGAAACTACTTGTAGCTTCCTCTACATCGTCGTATTCAGGGTAATCAATATTTACTTCCACTTGTGCTAATATTTGAAGAATAGATTGGCGCAATCCTTTAATTAACACACTTAAACGCCCTTCAATCTGCTGCATCGCAACACGACTTGCACGATCTGTTTTTGATCGTATAAAATCCATCGTTGCTTCCGCCTGAGATAAGTCAATACGTCCATTTAAAAACGCACGCTTTGTAAATTCACCCGGCTCAGCTAATCTTGCTCCATTTGTAAGTGCAAGTTCGAGGACACGGTTCACAGTCATAATTCCACCGTGGCAGTTAATCTCTACGATATCTTCACGCGTATATGTTCTCGGCGTACGCATAATTGCAACCATTACTTCTTCAATAGTTTCATCAGTTGAAGGATCGATAATATGTCCATAATTTATTGTATGAGATGCAACTTCACTTAATCGATGCTTACCTTTATATAATTTATCCGCAATCTCCACCGCTTCATTTCCTGATAAGCGAACGATAGCGATTGCACCTTCACCCATCGGGGTTGATATACTTGCAATAGTATCCAGTTCCATTACATACTCCTCCTATAATCATGTATCGATTTTAATCTTAAATGTATAAATAATAAATCACTTTGCATTAAATAAACA from Macrococcus armenti carries:
- the mnmE gene encoding tRNA uridine-5-carboxymethylaminomethyl(34) synthesis GTPase MnmE, with amino-acid sequence MELDTIASISTPMGEGAIAIVRLSGNEAVEIADKLYKGKHRLSEVASHTINYGHIIDPSTDETIEEVMVAIMRTPRTYTREDIVEINCHGGIMTVNRVLELALTNGARLAEPGEFTKRAFLNGRIDLSQAEATMDFIRSKTDRASRVAMQQIEGRLSVLIKGLRQSILQILAQVEVNIDYPEYDDVEEATSSFLMSEAQKIETSISNLLNTANQGKILREGLSTVIVGKPNVGKSSMLNNLIQDNKAIVTEIAGTTRDVLEEYVNVRGVPLRLVDTAGIRETEDIVEKIGVERSREALKKADLILYVLNNNEVLTEEDYQLAEIIKNEDVIVIINKTDLETKLDLEEVKTMVGDAPIVRTSMLSQQGIEELEEQIRTLFFAGEVSNQDMTYVSNARHISLLKHAQTSIQDAINAAQIGVPIDMIQIDLIKTWELLGEVIGESVDDGLIDQLFSQFCLGK